A genomic segment from Melanotaenia boesemani isolate fMelBoe1 chromosome 9, fMelBoe1.pri, whole genome shotgun sequence encodes:
- the LOC121645500 gene encoding uncharacterized protein LOC121645500 — MASNYRAKTPRVFQKARVLLCFLLLLDLTSTSPLKGSDHQNFFEGEVGGNVTLHCPVDKNKNVTFMYLQRLNIPTKEVHFVNGYHISKTLTFFWENSRLNRNNSSVLISNLNVSHIGTYECAIRYNDEDVIKTFLQLNVTAPYKKPIVTNSCKEENGVSGCHVTCTFHDGFPENRIQWDKEPVNGSAKTHITEGSTEEDPITKLFNISSTAYINCSGGERMVSCSVGGVTLNTSLVCPSKVIPFTPYVVVAVIVIVPVLVLVVVYLMCRKRKPVEPPEYIATANMEEGVRLTECRKETEAS, encoded by the exons GCCTCAAACTACAGGGCAAAGACTCCTCG aGTTTTCCAGAAGGCACGTGTTCTCTTATGTTTCCTGCTGCTTCTGGATTTGACCTCAACCTCACCACTGAAAG gaagtGATCATCAAAATTTCTTTGAGGGTGAAGTTGGTGGAAATGTGACCCTGCACTGCCCTGTCGACAAGAACAAGAATGTTACTTTTATGTATCTGCAAAGACTTAACATTCCTACCAAAGAAGTCCATTTTGTCAATGGATACCACATCAGTAAAACTTTAACCTTTTTTTGGGAAAACTCACGGCTGAATCGTAACAACTCTTCAGTTCTCATCTCTAATCTGAATGTTTCACATATTGGGACTTATGAGTGTGCTATCAGGTACAATGATGAGGACGtaataaaaacttttctgcAACTCAATGTTACAG CCCCCTATAAGAAACCGATAGTCACGAACAGCTGTAAGGAAGAGAATGGAGTGTCGGGTTGCCATGTGACATGTACATTTCATGATGGATTCCCAGAGAACAGAATTCAGTGGGATAAAGAACCTGTGAATGGCAGcgcaaaaacacacataacagAAGGAAGTACAGAGGAAGACCCCATTACCAAGCTGTTCAACATCTCCAGCACTGCATACATCAACTGCTCTGGTGGAGAACGCATGGTTTCCTGCTCTGTGGGGGGTGTCACCTTAAACACCTCCTTAGTCT GTCCTTCCAAGGTCATCCCTTTTACTCCATATGTGGTAGTAGCGGTCATTGTAATAGTGCCTGTATTAGTGCTTGTGGTGGTGTATCTGATGTGTAGGAAGAGAAAACCAG tAGAACCACCAGAATACATTGCAACAGCAAATATGGA GGAGGGTGTGCGCCTTACTGAGTGCAGAAAAGAGACAGAGGCATCCTGA